In Artemia franciscana chromosome 8, ASM3288406v1, whole genome shotgun sequence, a genomic segment contains:
- the LOC136030588 gene encoding mannosyl-oligosaccharide glucosidase-like, whose protein sequence is MDFGDKERVKVPDEFVVQKNSNANPPTLLLPLYDMFGEAESISQSDYEYLQRAWPRLVTWYDWFNTTQVGREPSTYYWQGRDPTTKRELNPKSFSSGLDDYPRASHPTDDERHLDLRCWMTLASKLMSRISELIGKDGQKYVETWQYLADNKLLDKVHWSTKSKRFADYGLHSTSVKLKRPKTEPGMSRPEMIREVLTPPTLGFVDDTFGYVSLFPLFTHILSPSSQKLGKILDDLKNPNLLWTKYGLRSLAKNSPLYDKRNTEHDPPYWRGAIWINMNYLTLKALHHYSNLEGPYQIKAKVIHNELKENLITNLIKEYYKTGYIWEQYSDKSGEGMGCRPFTGWSSLIVLIMADIY, encoded by the exons ATGGATTTTGGAGACAAGGAAAG GGTCAAAGTTCCTGATGAGTTTGTTGTGCAGAAGAATTCTAATGCCAATCCGCCAACTTTACTGCTTCCTCTTTATGACATGTTTGGTGAAGCTGAATCTATTTCTCAGAGTGATTATGAATATCTGCAGAGGGCTTGGCCTCGTCTAGTTACATG gtatgaCTGGTTCAACACAACTCAAGTAGGACGTGAACCTAGTACTTATTACTGGCAAGGTCGTGACCCCACAACAAAAAGAGAGCTCAATCCAAAAAGTTTCTCTTCTGGCTTGGATGATTATCCTAGGGCTTCACATCCAACAGATGATGAACGCCATCTAGATCTTCGCTGTTGGATGACTTTAGCCTCCAAGTTGATGAGCCGTATTTCAGAGCTAATTGGCAAAGATGGCCAGAAGTATGTAGAAACCTGGCAGTATTTAGCTGATAATAAGCTATTGGATAAAGTTCATTGGTCAACTAAGAGTAAACGGTTTGCTGATTATGGCCTACATTCCACTAGTGTTAAGCTAAAAAGGCCAAAGACCGAACCAGGTATGTCAAGGCCAGAAATGATTCGGGAAGTGCTAACTCCCCCTACATTAGGTTTTGTTGATGATACGTTTGGCTATGTTAGCCTTTTCCCTCTTTTCACACATATCCTTAGTCCCAGCTCACAAAAACTGGGAAAGATTTTAGATGATCTCAAAAATCCAAATTTACTATGGACAAAATATGGACTTCGATCTCTTGCAAAAAATTCGCCTTTATATGACAAACGAAACACGGAACATGATCCTCCTTATTGGAGAGGTGCCATATGGATCAATATGAATTACCTTACTCTCAAGGCCCTCCACCATTATTCCAATCTAGAAGGACCCTATCAAATCAAGGCCAAAGTGATACATAATgaacttaaagaaaatttgattaccaatctaatAAAAGAGTATTATAAGACAGGGTATATCTGGGAGCAGTACAGTGATAAAAGTGGGGAGGGCATGGGATGCCGACCGTTTACTGGGTGGTCCTCATTAATTGTCCTTATTATGGCAGATATATACTAA